tgtgttatTAGACAATAAGAAGTTTTATAGCACTTGCAGTGAAATTATACTTGGAGTATAAGCAGAACCAAAACAAAGTTGCAAAATCTATTGAGTAGTTTAGGGAGGTCTctttggaaatttaaattttctgtttgagTAAGTTACCATAAGTATTGGTATACATTGTGTTTCTCTCTTCAAATAAGCAACTAGTTAACAATGCAAATCTCAGACTTACTTATTTAACACAATAGTTTTTAGCAATGGAAAACCTACAGACAAATTTTTCCTTGGTTCAGGGCTCAAATAAAAAACTGAACGGGATGGGAGATGATGGCAGCCCTCCAGTGAAAAAAATGATGACAGACATTCATGCAAACGGAAAAATGATGGTAAACAAGATGCCAACTGTAAAGAAGGAACACTTGGACGGCTATGAAGCGCCAATGGAAACTGATGAAGAGCATGTCAAAAGAACCTGTGCCTCTGTGCCTGAACCTTTACATTTAAATCCCAGTTTGAAACACACTTTGGCACAATTCCATTTAAGTAGCCAGAGCTCTCTGGGTGGACCAGCAGCATTTTCCGCTCGGTATTCCCAAGAAAGCATGTCACCTACTGTGTTTCTGCCTCTTCCATCTCCTCAGGTTCTTCCTGGTCCACTGCTCATCCCTTCTGATAGCTCCACAGAACTCACCCAGACTGTGTTGGAAGGGGAGTCTATTTCTTGTTTTCAGGTTGGAGGAGAAAAGAGACTCTGTTTGCCCCAAGTCCTAAATTCTGTTCTCAGAGAATTTTCACTCCAACAAATAAATACAGTATGTGATGAATTGTACATCTATTGTTCAAGGTGTACATCAGACCAGCTTCATATCTTGAAGGTCCTGGGAATACTTCCATTCAATGCCCCGTCCTGTGGGCTGATCACATTAACTGATGCACAAAGACTGTGTAATGCTTTATTGCGGCCACGCACTTTTCCTCAAAATGGTAGTATACTTCCTGCTAAGAACTCATTGGCCCAGTTGAAGGAAACTGGCAGTGCCTTTGAAGTGGAACATGAATGCTTAGGCAAATGTCAGGGTTTATTTGCACCCCAATTTTATGTTCAGCCAGATGCCCCGTGTATTCAGTGTCTGGAGTGCTGTGGAATGTTTGCGCCCCAGACATTTGTGATGCATTCTCACAGATCACCCGACAAAAGGACTTGCCACTGGGGCTTTGAATCAGCCAAATGGCATTGCTATCTTCACGTGAACCAAAAATACTTAGGGACAcctgaagaaaagaaactgaaggtaattttagaagaaatgaaggagaaatttagCATGAGAAATGGGAAGAGGACTCAATCCAAggcaagtttgttttttttaatagcaacttTGAATAACGGTAATGGTTTACTTTGAAATTAAAAGTCTATTTAGAATATAACTGTTAAACTATTACTACTCATGCAACAACAGGAGAAACTCATCTAAATAATATGTTATGTTTGTATTACACGTTTTAGGCTATAAAGTGCTTTCCTGTATGTGTTCTCATTTGATCTTCCAAACAACCTACTGAGAGAAGTgagattattcccattttacagataaagagaatgaggctcagagagatcaagTGGCTTTCCCAAGATTATATAGCCAGGGAGTGGAGGATTTGGGGCTTTTCAAGCCATGTCCTTGTTTTCACACATCTTGCTTTTTGATGACTAAATCAGTTGTTTTCCTAGGACTCAAGATAATTTACACTTTGGTGTTAtctctatttgcaaatgatatgatagGTAGCCCAAACAACTCTGGTGGTGGGCTCCAAACAGCGTTTTTTCAAAGGTATATTTAGGACTTCTGACATTGTTTCTGTAATTGAATATTCAGACTTGATCAGTACTGGAGACAAATGCAAAAGACAGATTTATCTGAAAACTTCGTGATTCTAGtcaccaagaatttttttttaaagagaggaataattttaaaaaattatggcagctagaaagattattttattttttaaattaaaaaaaattattttatttatttatttttggctgcattgggtcttcattgctgcactcaggctttctctagttgcagcgagcgggggctgctcttccttgcggtgcacaggcttatcaTTGCGGttgattctcttgttgcagagtgcgggctctaggtgcccgggcttcagtagttgtggtgcgtgggctcagtagttgcggttcatgggctctagagcgcaggctcagtagttgtggcgcacgggcttagctgctccgcggcatgtaggatcttcccggaccagggctcgaatctgtatccctgcattggcaggcggattcttaaccactgcaccaccagggaagctcaacattattttagattaaataaacattaatataaaaaCGTCTCAGCAAAGagattttaaacttattttcccACCGCATTATCTGGTAGGCTACACTAGTTCATTCTAAGAGTTTGAATGGCTGGCTAATAGATAAGATTTAGGCTATTAAATATTCAGTTCGTTGatctggtttttaaatatttgcgTACTTGCTTAAAATCAGTATAATAGCTAACACTAAGTGTTTAAAATGTGGCAAGCATTGTTTTTGAACAGTTTTACACGTACAGTTTTATTTGATTGGTACCACAAAAGATTGGCCATGTTTCATCTTAGGAATCTAATTTTTCCACTATTAATTAGCTTTTATTCCTTGAAATATCTCTGCCCTTTCTGCTTCACAGAAGTATTAAATGACTGAAGTTTATTTACAGCAAGATTAGAGCTTGGGCAAGAAACTTAAGGTTTCATGGCCTGTGCTTTAAGCCTTTCAGGTTTTGAGGGAAATTTAGTTACAGTGTAGTTTTAAGACAGTGATTTGCTTCTGAAGCCCAATGAAGATAATTTCAGACTTGAATTCAGGGTAGTTTGCTACTTGCTGATTCCAAACCGGTCAGTACTTCTTGGAAATGCCTTGCCTGTGGCTACTAGGTAAGTTTATATTGTTTAACTGATTTTAAAGCAGAATTGACTTTAAGCCAGTTCTCACATTGTTGGACATGCTTACAGCTGGCCTGGTCCCACGCTGAAAGTAGTGTTTAGAATTGTCTGTATTCTCAAAATGTGGAATGCCCCTCTTGACATTTATGATATCTTGCCCTAATGTAACTAGGACTCTCACATGTCCATAGGTGGCCACATTATTTGCCAGATATTCTTGGTCCAATCTTGGTTGCTCTGACATAAGCATTTTTGGGATAAATTACTTTGCCTAATATTCCTGCTCTGTgtttgtgagaaaaaaatatctgagaaCCAtgataaaggttaaaaaaaaaaaaaaaaaggtgatgaaTTTACTTAACTGAAACTGAATGTGCTAGGGTTTGGTTAAAATTGAAACTGTCCTTCATCAGGATGTAGTCATTTATTGTCTCAGAATTTATTAATTtgaattcagtttttatttgAGGAAgctgtgagatttttttccccatctttttaCTATGTTATGTTTTGCAGTATTTGCCAGCGTTTCTggtgtgttttgttattttttccaattttatgtgaattttaagCAATTTAAGGGAATTTGAAAATTTCCAATAATCAAACCTTTAAGAAAGAAGTTTTTGGGGAGTTCATGCATAGTAATACATGCTTGCTACTTCACATTTTGAAAATTTACTCCTCAAAACTTGGCGAAGTAGTTCTCTTTTGAAGTTGAGATGAGAAACCGGTGGGTTCAGATGGGTCACATGCTTCTGGTTGTATAACTGGTAAGTGGTAGAATCAGGAGTTGAATGGAGTTCTTCTGACTTCAAGTCTAGTAATTTTCACTCCTTTTCCCATAAGCAAACTCAGTAGCAGAAACTGAATTTTGAGAAACATTAACTTTTCTTATCAACTTACCTTAGTATAATGGTTCTTAAGCTCTCTGTTAACTTGTATGTAGACTAAGGTATTTTACTGGGAAGGGGGCACGGAGATAGTCCTTGGCTGGGGAACATTTTTCATTATCTTCTGTGAGTCACTGAATTGGTTGCCCAACAAACCAAATACATCCAGAGGAAGCTCatttaaaaaagtcaaaacaggcttttttaaaaaaaattaaagcatatgCTAAATATATTAACCTCTTATCTAAAGGTCCTTATGTTTAGTGTGAACACTGATGTAATTGGGCATGTTTAGTTAATGTAGTCAGAGTAggtttttggattttaaaaatccccTCAAACTCAGTAGGCAATTGTTTGAAATGTAGCAACTGTTGAATTATTTCTAAGGAT
This Phocoena sinus isolate mPhoSin1 chromosome 4, mPhoSin1.pri, whole genome shotgun sequence DNA region includes the following protein-coding sequences:
- the SKIL gene encoding ski-like protein isoform X1, with translation MENLQTNFSLVQGSNKKLNGMGDDGSPPVKKMMTDIHANGKMMVNKMPTVKKEHLDGYEAPMETDEEHVKRTCASVPEPLHLNPSLKHTLAQFHLSSQSSLGGPAAFSARYSQESMSPTVFLPLPSPQVLPGPLLIPSDSSTELTQTVLEGESISCFQVGGEKRLCLPQVLNSVLREFSLQQINTVCDELYIYCSRCTSDQLHILKVLGILPFNAPSCGLITLTDAQRLCNALLRPRTFPQNGSILPAKNSLAQLKETGSAFEVEHECLGKCQGLFAPQFYVQPDAPCIQCLECCGMFAPQTFVMHSHRSPDKRTCHWGFESAKWHCYLHVNQKYLGTPEEKKLKVILEEMKEKFSMRNGKRTQSKIDTPPGMELQSWYPVIKQEGDHVSQTHSFLHPSYYLYMCDKVVAPNVSLTSAVSQPKEVTKTEASRSIPRHSEKPHSSGKHQKTVSYPDVSLEEQEKMDLKTSRELYSRLDPSVSNNSTSKKKPEPTTCNLARDTGKAGIDRDAAASSPLLVKDVICEDDKGKIMEEVMRTYVKQQEKLNSILQKKQQLQMEVEMLSSSKAMKELTEEQQNLQKELESLQNEHAQRMEEFYVEQKDLEKKLEQVMKQKCTCDSNLEKDKEAEYAAQLAELRQRLDHAEADRQELQDELRQEREARQKLEMMIKELKLQILKSSKTAKE
- the SKIL gene encoding ski-like protein isoform X3; the protein is MENLQTNFSLVQGSNKKLNGMGDDGSPPVKKMMTDIHANGKMMVNKMPTVKKEHLDGYEAPMETDEEHVKRTCASVPEPLHLNPSLKHTLAQFHLSSQSSLGGPAAFSARYSQESMSPTVFLPLPSPQVLPGPLLIPSDSSTELTQTVLEGESISCFQVGGEKRLCLPQVLNSVLREFSLQQINTVCDELYIYCSRCTSDQLHILKVLGILPFNAPSCGLITLTDAQRLCNALLRPRTFPQNGSILPAKNSLAQLKETGSAFEVEHECLGKCQGLFAPQFYVQPDAPCIQCLECCGMFAPQTFVMHSHRSPDKRTCHWGFESAKWHCYLHVNQKYLGTPEEKKLKVILEEMKEKFSMRNGKRTQSKIDTPPGMELQSWYPVIKQEGDHVSQTHSFLHPSYYLYMCDKVVAPNVSLTSAVSQPKEVTKTEASRSIPRHSEKPHSSGKHQKTVSYPDVSLEEQEKMDLKTSRELYSRLDPSVSNNSTSKKKPEPTTCNLARDTGKAGIDRDAAASSPLLVKDVICEDDKGKIMEEVMRTYVKQQEKLNSILQKKQQLQMEVEMLSSSKAMKELTEEQQNLQKELESLQNEHAQRMEEFYVEQKDLEKKLEQLAELRQRLDHAEADRQELQDELRQEREARQKLEMMIKELKLQILKSSKTAKE
- the SKIL gene encoding ski-like protein isoform X2 — translated: MGDDGSPPVKKMMTDIHANGKMMVNKMPTVKKEHLDGYEAPMETDEEHVKRTCASVPEPLHLNPSLKHTLAQFHLSSQSSLGGPAAFSARYSQESMSPTVFLPLPSPQVLPGPLLIPSDSSTELTQTVLEGESISCFQVGGEKRLCLPQVLNSVLREFSLQQINTVCDELYIYCSRCTSDQLHILKVLGILPFNAPSCGLITLTDAQRLCNALLRPRTFPQNGSILPAKNSLAQLKETGSAFEVEHECLGKCQGLFAPQFYVQPDAPCIQCLECCGMFAPQTFVMHSHRSPDKRTCHWGFESAKWHCYLHVNQKYLGTPEEKKLKVILEEMKEKFSMRNGKRTQSKIDTPPGMELQSWYPVIKQEGDHVSQTHSFLHPSYYLYMCDKVVAPNVSLTSAVSQPKEVTKTEASRSIPRHSEKPHSSGKHQKTVSYPDVSLEEQEKMDLKTSRELYSRLDPSVSNNSTSKKKPEPTTCNLARDTGKAGIDRDAAASSPLLVKDVICEDDKGKIMEEVMRTYVKQQEKLNSILQKKQQLQMEVEMLSSSKAMKELTEEQQNLQKELESLQNEHAQRMEEFYVEQKDLEKKLEQVMKQKCTCDSNLEKDKEAEYAAQLAELRQRLDHAEADRQELQDELRQEREARQKLEMMIKELKLQILKSSKTAKE